In one Solanum dulcamara chromosome 1, daSolDulc1.2, whole genome shotgun sequence genomic region, the following are encoded:
- the LOC129882849 gene encoding protein BLISTER-like isoform X1, whose translation MASAQVLRKQEHLQAGKKKLEEFRKKRAEKVKKSISNKQPHGSDRGFDNQPLDNEHTRITDSRGAGTSDAVGGAVSELSRVDVKHDFKNPDLAQKSGFASSYDASTHSLHNNDNDASATSTVSGNNDGFDSSISISSHFKDKVLKGDEKPKLSEQFSDSYNPSEKTENDGTLGSVGFRFNTSHSSPNFLSSAPSYSKISGLFSHDGADKSELEENKTKDLSLMNMGTSHAFPGNVSPENSLGPRLQEKSDHICPTTCSTNFSLEDGKKDGAVEANSSIVSDIGYDQFNNSGFYMNNNSSSWASDSKYDGISSEARSSSSNSKLSPPTVGRRSRPSFLDSINISKVPAASPSPTESVSADRFDPKVHPMDTLESSNSRNMMNSSTVSVSGSDQLNHHTEKDMGNMDNRYQSFAQKQNEDFAALEQHIEDLTQEKFSSQRALEASRALAESLAAENSALTESYNQQGSFVTQLKADTEKLQEEIKGQLVELEAVKMEYASIQLECNAADERAKLLASEVIGLEEKGLRLRSNELKLERELEISQAEISSFKKKMASLGKERQNLLSTIDALKEEKKLLQAKLRKTFESGKSLDVSRSMPSKKNVSTSTEDLREEKIVNDDPNLGAHSTEAPAFSYLSENDQLNLESLSTAVPPDQIRMIQSINTLISELTLEKEELMKALSLESSQCSELQELNKDLTRKLEAQTQRLELLTAQSMATGNNQTRQPDALSVQDSNPYADEGDEVVERVLGWIIKLFPGGPSKRRTSKLI comes from the exons ATGGCATCGGCTCAGGTTTTGCGAAAGCAAGAGCATTTGCAAGCTGGGAAAAAGAAG CTAGAAGAGTTCCGCAAAAAGAGAGCTGAGAAGGTTAAAAAGTCAATTTCCAATAAACAACCTCATGGTTCGGATAGAGGCTTTGATAACCAACCTTTAGACAATGAACACACAAGAATCACTGACTCTCGTGGAGCTGGTACATCTGATGCAGTTGGTGGAGCTGTTTCAGAGTTATCTCGAGTAGATGTTAAGCATGATTTCAAGAATCCTGATCTTGCACAGAAGAGTGGTTTCGCTTCTTCCTATGATGCTTCTACTCATAGTTTACACAACAATGATAATGATGCTAGTGCTACTTCTACTGTAAGTGGAAACAATGATGGttttgattcttccatctcTATATCATCTCATTTTAAAGATAAAGTGCTTAAGGGTGATGAGAAACCAAAGCTATCTGAACAATTCAGTGATAGTTATAATCCCTCTGAGAAGACAGAGAATGACGGAACCTTAGGAAGTGTTGGATTTAGATTTAATACTAGTCATTCTTCACCTAATTTTCTGTCATCAGCCCCCAGTTACAGTAAAATTTCCGGGCTGTTTAGTCATGATGGTGCAGATAAAAGTGAGTTAGAGGAAAATAAAACAAAGGATCTTTCTCTAATGAACATGGGTACTTCTCATGCTTTTCCTGGTAATGTTTCACCTGAAAACTCCCTTGGTCCTCGTCTGCAAGAAAAATCag ATCATATATGCCCCACAACCTGCAGTACAAATTTTTCTTTGGAAGATGGGAAAAAAGATGGTGCTGTTGAAGCTAATAGTTCTATTGTTTCTGATATTGGGTATGACCAGTTCAACAACTCTGGTTTttacatgaacaataattcttcttcttggGCATCTGATTCTAAATATGATGGCATCAGTTCTGAAGCAAGAAGTTCTTCTAGTAATTCAAAATTGTCTCCACCCACTGTTGGGAGGAGATCTCGTCCATCTTTCCTTGATTCCATCAACATTTCAAAAGTTCCTGCGGCATCCCCTTCTCCAACTGAATCAGTTTCTGCAGACAGATTTGATCCAAAGGTTCATCCCATGGACACTTTGGAATCGTCCAACTCCAGGAACATGATGAATTCCTCAACTGTTTCTGTCAGTGGGTCTGATCAATTGAATCATCATACTGAGAAAGACATGGGAAACATGGACAACCGTTATCAGTCTTTTGCACAAAAACAGAATGAAGATTTTGCTGCTTTAGAACAG CATATTGAAGATTTAACACAAGAGAAGTTCTCTTCACAACGTGCTCTTGAAGCTTCACGAGCTCTAGCAGAGTCTCTAGCTGCTGAAAATTCTGCCCTGACCGAGAGTTATAACCAACAG GGCAGTTTTGTTACCCAATTAAAGGCCGACACAGAAAAACTGCAGGAGGAAATTAAAGGACAACTG GTCGAACTTGAAGCTGTGAAAATGGAATATGCAAGCATACAATTAGAATGTAATGCTGCAGATGAACGTGCTAAGCTATTGGCTTCTGAAGTGATTGGTTTAGAAGAGAAG GGACTTCGTCTGAGATCTAATGAGCTTAAACTGGAGAGGGAATTAGAGATATCACAAGCTGAAATATCTTCTTTCAA AAAGAAAATGGCTAGCCTTGGAAAGGAACGCCAGAATCTGTTGTCAACAATTGATGCTTTAAAAGAAG AAAAGAAGCTCTTGCAGGCGAAACTACGAAAAACTTTTGAAAGTGGCAAGTCACTTGATGTTAGCAGGAGTATGCCTAGTAAAAAAAATGTATCAACTTCAACAGAGGATCTCC GTGAAGAAAAAATTGTAAATGATGACCCTAACTTGGGAGCTCACAGTACTGAGGCCCCCGCCTTTTCATATCTATCTGAGAATGACCAACTCAATCTTGAAAGCTTATCGACGGCTGTTCCTCCAGATCAGATAAGGATGATTCAAAGCATCAATACATTGATTTCTGAG TTAACCTTGGAGAAAGAAGAGTTGATGAAAGCCTTGTCACTGGAATCATCTCAGTGCTCTGAATTGCAG GAGTTAAACAAGGACTTAACCCGAAAGCTTGAAGCTCAAACACAAAGATTAGAGCTTTTGACTGCTCAAAGCATGGCAACTGGTAATAACCAAACAAGGCAACCAGATGCTCTATCTGTGCAGGACAGCAACCCATATGCTGATGAAGGTGATGAG GTGGTGGAACGGGTCTTGGGATGGATAATAAAGCTATTCCCTGGAGGACCATCAAAACGGAGAACCAGCAAGCTTATTTAG
- the LOC129882849 gene encoding protein BLISTER-like isoform X2: MASAQVLRKQEHLQAGKKKLEEFRKKRAEKVKKSISNKQPHGSDRGFDNQPLDNEHTRITDSRGAGTSDAVGGAVSELSRVDVKHDFKNPDLAQKSGFASSYDASTHSLHNNDNDASATSTVSGNNDGFDSSISISSHFKDKVLKGDEKPKLSEQFSDSYNPSEKTENDGTLGSVGFRFNTSHSSPNFLSSAPSYSKISGLFSHDGADKSELEENKTKDLSLMNMGTSHAFPGNVSPENSLGPRLQEKSDHICPTTCSTNFSLEDGKKDGAVEANSSIVSDIGSEARSSSSNSKLSPPTVGRRSRPSFLDSINISKVPAASPSPTESVSADRFDPKVHPMDTLESSNSRNMMNSSTVSVSGSDQLNHHTEKDMGNMDNRYQSFAQKQNEDFAALEQHIEDLTQEKFSSQRALEASRALAESLAAENSALTESYNQQGSFVTQLKADTEKLQEEIKGQLVELEAVKMEYASIQLECNAADERAKLLASEVIGLEEKGLRLRSNELKLERELEISQAEISSFKKKMASLGKERQNLLSTIDALKEEKKLLQAKLRKTFESGKSLDVSRSMPSKKNVSTSTEDLREEKIVNDDPNLGAHSTEAPAFSYLSENDQLNLESLSTAVPPDQIRMIQSINTLISELTLEKEELMKALSLESSQCSELQELNKDLTRKLEAQTQRLELLTAQSMATGNNQTRQPDALSVQDSNPYADEGDEVVERVLGWIIKLFPGGPSKRRTSKLI, from the exons ATGGCATCGGCTCAGGTTTTGCGAAAGCAAGAGCATTTGCAAGCTGGGAAAAAGAAG CTAGAAGAGTTCCGCAAAAAGAGAGCTGAGAAGGTTAAAAAGTCAATTTCCAATAAACAACCTCATGGTTCGGATAGAGGCTTTGATAACCAACCTTTAGACAATGAACACACAAGAATCACTGACTCTCGTGGAGCTGGTACATCTGATGCAGTTGGTGGAGCTGTTTCAGAGTTATCTCGAGTAGATGTTAAGCATGATTTCAAGAATCCTGATCTTGCACAGAAGAGTGGTTTCGCTTCTTCCTATGATGCTTCTACTCATAGTTTACACAACAATGATAATGATGCTAGTGCTACTTCTACTGTAAGTGGAAACAATGATGGttttgattcttccatctcTATATCATCTCATTTTAAAGATAAAGTGCTTAAGGGTGATGAGAAACCAAAGCTATCTGAACAATTCAGTGATAGTTATAATCCCTCTGAGAAGACAGAGAATGACGGAACCTTAGGAAGTGTTGGATTTAGATTTAATACTAGTCATTCTTCACCTAATTTTCTGTCATCAGCCCCCAGTTACAGTAAAATTTCCGGGCTGTTTAGTCATGATGGTGCAGATAAAAGTGAGTTAGAGGAAAATAAAACAAAGGATCTTTCTCTAATGAACATGGGTACTTCTCATGCTTTTCCTGGTAATGTTTCACCTGAAAACTCCCTTGGTCCTCGTCTGCAAGAAAAATCag ATCATATATGCCCCACAACCTGCAGTACAAATTTTTCTTTGGAAGATGGGAAAAAAGATGGTGCTGTTGAAGCTAATAGTTCTATTGTTTCTGATATTGG TTCTGAAGCAAGAAGTTCTTCTAGTAATTCAAAATTGTCTCCACCCACTGTTGGGAGGAGATCTCGTCCATCTTTCCTTGATTCCATCAACATTTCAAAAGTTCCTGCGGCATCCCCTTCTCCAACTGAATCAGTTTCTGCAGACAGATTTGATCCAAAGGTTCATCCCATGGACACTTTGGAATCGTCCAACTCCAGGAACATGATGAATTCCTCAACTGTTTCTGTCAGTGGGTCTGATCAATTGAATCATCATACTGAGAAAGACATGGGAAACATGGACAACCGTTATCAGTCTTTTGCACAAAAACAGAATGAAGATTTTGCTGCTTTAGAACAG CATATTGAAGATTTAACACAAGAGAAGTTCTCTTCACAACGTGCTCTTGAAGCTTCACGAGCTCTAGCAGAGTCTCTAGCTGCTGAAAATTCTGCCCTGACCGAGAGTTATAACCAACAG GGCAGTTTTGTTACCCAATTAAAGGCCGACACAGAAAAACTGCAGGAGGAAATTAAAGGACAACTG GTCGAACTTGAAGCTGTGAAAATGGAATATGCAAGCATACAATTAGAATGTAATGCTGCAGATGAACGTGCTAAGCTATTGGCTTCTGAAGTGATTGGTTTAGAAGAGAAG GGACTTCGTCTGAGATCTAATGAGCTTAAACTGGAGAGGGAATTAGAGATATCACAAGCTGAAATATCTTCTTTCAA AAAGAAAATGGCTAGCCTTGGAAAGGAACGCCAGAATCTGTTGTCAACAATTGATGCTTTAAAAGAAG AAAAGAAGCTCTTGCAGGCGAAACTACGAAAAACTTTTGAAAGTGGCAAGTCACTTGATGTTAGCAGGAGTATGCCTAGTAAAAAAAATGTATCAACTTCAACAGAGGATCTCC GTGAAGAAAAAATTGTAAATGATGACCCTAACTTGGGAGCTCACAGTACTGAGGCCCCCGCCTTTTCATATCTATCTGAGAATGACCAACTCAATCTTGAAAGCTTATCGACGGCTGTTCCTCCAGATCAGATAAGGATGATTCAAAGCATCAATACATTGATTTCTGAG TTAACCTTGGAGAAAGAAGAGTTGATGAAAGCCTTGTCACTGGAATCATCTCAGTGCTCTGAATTGCAG GAGTTAAACAAGGACTTAACCCGAAAGCTTGAAGCTCAAACACAAAGATTAGAGCTTTTGACTGCTCAAAGCATGGCAACTGGTAATAACCAAACAAGGCAACCAGATGCTCTATCTGTGCAGGACAGCAACCCATATGCTGATGAAGGTGATGAG GTGGTGGAACGGGTCTTGGGATGGATAATAAAGCTATTCCCTGGAGGACCATCAAAACGGAGAACCAGCAAGCTTATTTAG
- the LOC129890548 gene encoding uncharacterized protein LOC129890548 — protein MGSLQTKNHKSNPNAKIIEGLKYKVRLLQKEVSEIMRIRGNESEIYNQEMIIFALKEEEWKQEKKKLNEEVNDLKKKLKNYKEDEEKFRGMENHEMVSEKCDNKEFHMLVRNSLLEQIRVEEVRRDEAIEKWKNLYFVIKYELDELIQRTNPGERLRWRTEEVELLEELHMELKAKEEVIAYLKDKIASMEKQEVKRDREIDILRQSLKIMSYNKKVSSLSKVFHKN, from the exons ATGGGaagtcttcaaacaaaaaaTCATAAAAGCAATCCAAATGCCAAAATTATTGAAGGGTTGAAGTATAAAGTAAGGCTACTTCAAAAAGAGGTAAGTGAAATAATGCGTATAAGGGGAAATGAGAGTGAAATTTATAAtcaagaaatgattatttttgcattaaaagaagaagaatggaagcaagaaaagaagaaacttAATGAAGAAGTGAATGatttaaagaagaaattgaaaaattataaagaagatgaagagaagtTTAGAGGAATGGAAAATCATGAAATGGTAAGTGAAAAATGTGATAATAAAGAGTTTCATATGTTGGTGAGAAATTCATTGTTGGAGCAAATTAGAGTAGAGGAAGTTAGAAGAGATGAAGCTATTGAGAAGTGGAAAAATCTCTATTTTGTTATTAAATATGAGCTTGATGAACTTATTCAAAGGACAAATCCAG GAGAAAGACTCCGCTGGAGAACAGAGGAAGTGGAATTATTAGAGGAGCTACATATGGAGTTGAAAGCAAAAGAAGAAGTCATTGcatatttaaaagataaaattgCTTCAATGGAGAAACAAGAAGTCAAGAGGGATAGGGAGATTGATATTTTGAGGCAAagtttgaaaattatgagttaCAACAAAAAAGTTTCAAGCCTATCTAAAGTTTTTCACAAAAACTAG